The Sphingomonas aliaeris genome segment GAACAGATATTGGATTCTGCCGAGGAATTGTTCTCGCTTCGTGGTCTGCACGGCGTCACGCTGCGCGAGGTAGCGGACAAAGCGGGCGTGCATCAGTCGCTACTCCATTACTATTTCAAGGATAAGAAGGATCTGTTCGATGCGGTAATTGCGCGCCGCGCGCCGGTAACGATCGCGCGGCGCGTCGCGGCGCTCGACGCGTACGAGAAGCAAGCAGCTGGGAACATCACCGTCGAAGGCGCACTCCACGCCTATCTCGATGCCGATCTCGATCTCCACGGGCATGGCGATGCAGGTTGGCGCAATTATGGCCAGCTTGGCGCGCAAGTCAGCAATACCGCTGAGTGGGGTGCCGAGCTGATGGATACCCATTTCGACGCCCTGGTCCTGCGACTGATCGACTTGTTGCAACAGGCACTGCCCGATTGCCCCCGCGACGATCTTTTCTGGGGTTATCACTTCGTAACCGGCGGACTTATGCTGACGCTGGGCCGTACTGGACGTATCGACAAGCTGTCCGGAGGCCTGTGTCGGTCAGACGATTTTGACGCCGTTAAGGAACGGATGGCCCGGTTCATGGCCGCCGGCTTTACCGCTACCTGCGCGGCACGCGCCGAGACCAGAAAAGCGCAGATCTAAATTCAGATTCTCTTCGGGTTGGTGTGTTGGCGGCGCGACGTCGACGTGCGTGGCATGGTCCACTGGACGCGGGCGGGTCACTGGATCGCCTTTGCGCCGGACCTCGCGCACGTATCTGTACATGAACGAGCGGCTGTTTTTGGATGGCGGGTGACCCGCCCTGGACGTCTGCAAATGGGTCTTTCAGGCCTGTCACAAGGCAACGATCATAATCGCCAATTACGGACGGTGCTGTCTGGTCTGACCCAATGCACGAAGCCGCTGCGCGGCAGTGGTGGTGGCGGTGAGGTAGCACAGCCGCGCTGAGGTTTGGTCCTGCGGCAGCGGCAGCAGACGATGGAGTTCCTTCAACGAGAGGAATTCCCCATGGCGATTCTACCAACCGAAACACCCGTT includes the following:
- a CDS encoding TetR/AcrR family transcriptional regulator codes for the protein MTDPAKRPPHKRTSKADQRASTTEQILDSAEELFSLRGLHGVTLREVADKAGVHQSLLHYYFKDKKDLFDAVIARRAPVTIARRVAALDAYEKQAAGNITVEGALHAYLDADLDLHGHGDAGWRNYGQLGAQVSNTAEWGAELMDTHFDALVLRLIDLLQQALPDCPRDDLFWGYHFVTGGLMLTLGRTGRIDKLSGGLCRSDDFDAVKERMARFMAAGFTATCAARAETRKAQI